CACCAGAGCTGGGGGAATGGCTAAGAGCGCGCGCGCCAGGGATGAATCGGCCTGCATCAGGACATCGGCCCAATGGTGAAAGCGGTCAGGGAAGAGGGTCTCGGCTTTCTGTTGCAATAGGGGCAATAGGGTGCGATCGCACAGGTGCTGAGCCACCGCTGCCGCTGTCACCGTGGGGGTGCCTTGGGTCTGAGCGGTGACAAAGGCTTCAAATACCTGGCCTAGCAAATCCAGGGGCAAGCCCTCTCCCGGGGGCAAATCCCCCAACCACTCCAGCAGGGGTTCGAAGGCGGCGTCGGGGATCTGCAGAGACGGATACTGCTGCTCTAGGGGCGAGGGCTGAAACAGCCCCAGGGAAATGGCTGGTAATTGCCTCAGATGCGATCGCCAGGGGGCCGGTCGCCCCTGCGGCGATCGCAGTAGACCCTGATAACACAGCGGTTGCAAAACCTGATGAAAGAAGCGATCGCGGCCCCGTTGCTGGCTCTGGCCGTACTGATTTTGCAGATACCACTCATCGTCCCCCAGCCATCCCCGCCGCTGCAAACCGTAGAGCAGGATCAGACGGCAGATCAGGGTAATGGCATAGCTAGCCCGTTCTGGTGCCGTTGGCACCGCCTCCAGGGCGGCAAATAGAGACTCATAGGCGGCGTCAAAGCGTGGGTAATAGCCGGGCCAGTGGCTATCACCGCCCTGCAACTGAGACTGCAGCGGCTGACTGGGGTCACCTGCAGCCATCGCTGCACCCAATCCGCCGCCAAGGGAGCAACCTGACCGGGTCCCTGGACCCGATAAGCTGGGGAGCCCGAGTCTGTGGGCCATTCCCAAAGACTCTGCCCCCGGGCATTCAGCCAAATCACCACTGGTTGCGGCCAGATAGACTGCAGCCGCTGCAGAAACTGCCACCGAGCAGTTGCCTGGGGGGTATAGGCAGCTGTAACCACCCCAATGTCACCGGCCTGGGCAGAAGGTTGCCCCTTAGCCGACAAATCGGTGTCCCAGCCAGCGACGGCATCAGAGTGTAGTCGCTGCCATCCCAACCCATCAAACAGGGCAATCATGTTACCTATCTCTAGGCTCGAAACCAAGCTAGAGAGCCGATCAGCTCGCCCCTGGGATGTCAGGTTAGAGAAGGGGCTAGGGGCTGACATAAACCTCTTGAGTGATGGCCACCTTCACCCTAGCAAGTGAAGCTACCCCGAATGTTGACCACTGGGGCTCAGGGAGTCTCAGACGATTGTTGCTTAGCTTGGGCTGCCAGGGCATAGTCACGGAAACGGTTCATATCGGCTTGAATGGTGGATTCAACAATGCGACCCAAAAACAAGTTATCCATCCACTTGATAATGGCCGGAACAGCATAGGACACGGTGAGCTTGACTGTTGTGGTACCTTCTTGGCGATCGTAGAAACGAATGCCCCCGCGATTGGGCAGCCCATCTACGGATTCCCACTGAATCAGCTGCTCTGGCACTAGCCGGGTAATCCGGGACAGCCAGCTGAACTCTAGCCCTCCCGAGGCAAGTTTCCACCGAGATAACTCTGGCGTGTCTGCTAAGACGGTGACCGATTCGATCCACTTCATCCAGCGGGGCATTTGCTCGAGATCAGACCAAAGCTCCCAGGCCAGTTGCACCGGGATCTCGACCTCGACAAACACACTGTGGTCTAACCATTCGCTCATAGCTATGGGGAATAGGGAGAAAGGGATACGGCGGCAGGGCTTAGGATGGCACCGTCACTGGGCCTACTGGGGCCCAGGCAGCAATGGCCTCAGCGGCCTGACGCCCTGATAGGGTGGCCCCTTCCATGCTATCGATGTAGTCTTGCTGAGTGTAGCTGCCCGCTAAAAAGAAGTTGGAAATAGGGGTCACCTGCTCAGGACGATAGGGATCCATGCCGGGAGCTTCTCGGTAAAGGGATTTGGCCAACTTCACCACACTATACCAAGTCATGGTCAGCTGCCGGGAGGAAGGAAACAGATCGTGCACCTGCTTCAGCACATGGTGGGCAATGGCCTGGTTGGACTGGCGAATGAAGGGATCGCCGGGCGTAAGCACCAGTTGCAGTAACGAGCCTTCCCCCTGGCGCCGGTAGTCCTTTGGGCTGGTCAGGGCCAAATCGGCGAAGCAGGAGAAATCGGCATCGGGGGTATAGAGTAAATTGTCCAGACCTACGGCCTGCTGGAGTTGTTGACGGGCTTGGGCATTGGCTAGTTCTGTCACCCAGCCATTGAACCGCAGTTGCACCGTGGCTACGGGCACGGCATCGAGCCGATAGATATTGTCAAATTCTGGCCACTGCCGCCAGGCATCCGGCAGTAGCCGTTGGATACCGGGTACATCACAGGCACAGAGGTAGGCGGCGGCCGTGATGGTGTCGCTGGCGTCACCGTTAGCGATGACTAAGCCGGTGACCTGCGGGCTGTTACCCTGGCGTTGCCACAAGATCTCACGCACGCCTCGGCGCGTGTGGATGGTCACCCCTCGTTGGCTTAGGTACTGGACAATAGGCTGGAGCAGGCAGGTGTCAGGGGATCCCTCTAACATGCGTAAGACAGAGGCCTCGGAACGGGCGGCGAACAGCTGAAAGATGGTCAGCATGCAGCGGGCTGAAATCTGCTCGGTGTCGATGAACCCCAGGGCATAGGCGATGGGGTTCCACAGCCGCTTGAGGCTGCCCTGGGAGCCCCCTTGGCCGCGAAACCAGTCGGCGAAGCTGATGCGATCCAGTTGCCGGATGGTGGTCATGGCCCCCTCAAAGTCGACTAGCCCACGCACGATGGGGCTGGTGGCCAATGCGATCGCATTTTGGGCCTTATCCCGCAGGGATAGTTGACCCGTGGTAAAAAATGCCTTCAGCCCATTAAATGGTGCCCCCGTGAGAAAGCGAAAATCGAGGGCAGCGGTCTGGCCACCTCGATTGACGAAGGTATGGACATGCTCTTTCAACCGCAGCGAGTCGAACGCCCCTACCTGCGTCATCAATTCAAACAGGTTGTAGTAGCAGCCGAAAAAGACATGTAGCCCCATCTCGATATGGTTACCCTGGCCATCGACCCAACTGCCAACCTTGCCACCGACGAAGGGACGAGCCTCGAATATCTCCACCTCATGGCCAGCATCCACCAACTCCACCGCTGCCGCTAACCCCGCTAGCCCAGCTCCGACAATGACAACTCGCATGAGCGACCCTTCCTCATCAGTGCTTTACATAGTGTAATCCCTTGGGTCGCTTCACCTAAACGCCCAGTACAACATGGTGGCAGTCGATCAGTCATGGCGCCCCCAGCTCTCCCTTGCTTCTCCCCTCTCCGGCCCTGAAGCAGGGCAGGCCAACTGGGGCCGCAGGCCACTCGGCTCCGAGCTGCCATATCTCGATCTGACGATGGGTTATTGCATCTCCAGGGGAGGAATGTTAAGCTCCTCAGCCGTACAAGAGCGGGTCTCAAACAGAGCGCAGAGATCCTTGAGCTGGGGATTGCCACTGGCACTGCCAGTTACCCCGGCCGCAATGACCACGCCGCAATGCCCTTGATAGTCTTGATGCCATTGCCACCAGCGACTAAGGCTGCGCCGATCGACAGGGTCATCCCTGAGATATTCAGCAAACAGATGGAACTCGTCATCCCCAGTTTGTAGCAGCCCCAACTCATAGGCTGCCCCACTGTAGAAGTCGTGCCCAGGGGTGAAACACACGGCCTGGATTCCCTGGGCATGACGCAGGTTTTCGATCAGAGTCTTGGCCTTGGGGCGAGAGGTCTGAATCAGCACGACTGGCAACTCTTGGGGCGAGGAGCGTTCTCCCGCGGCTGCCCGGAAGGCCATGGACTGCAGATATCGTTGAGGACTCTGGCGTAGCTGCTGCAACCAGTCTCCCGGCAATTTCGTCAGCATCACCAGAGATCCCTGAGGAATATAGTCATCCCGTAGCACCGGCAGGGTCCTGCTGAAGTCCTGCTGGCCTTGGTCGCCAGCGCCTCCTAGGGCCACTTCCGTTTCCTGGATCAGCTCTTGGGCCAAGGCCGGTAGGGTTTTGACCAGTACCGATAGGGTTTTCTGGGATAGGTTGGGATCGGGATTCTCGATGCGATAACGGCCGTCTAGGGTGGGAAAGGGAACCGCCTCCAAGCTGTGATAGAAGCGTTTGAAAAATCGCCGCAGGGCTTCTAAGGCCACCATCATGGTGAAGGCTTCTTCCACTTCCAAATGATTGCGCAGCCCTTCTAGGGGGTGCAGGCTGCCGAACTCCGGCTGAACCGCATCTGGCCCTGGCGTGGTGACAGTCTGGGGCAAGCTGAACCAGCCATCATCGGCGTCTAAGAGTTCAAAATTGAGAAATAGGCAATCCTGCTCTAGGAACGCCTCTTGCATCTGCTTGGTGGATTGGCTGCCACTCAGCACCCGTTGGCGAAATTGTCGCAGGGATGTCACAGACCGATATAGCAGCAATCCGTATTCCACCCCAGCCATGCCCAAGGTAGAGACATAAAGGGTATCAACCTCCCAGGCATTGATCTCAACGGCCAAGATTTGTTGTTCGTTCAGCACCTGCCAGGGGGCAATATCCCACATGGCCATGGCTGTAGCCATGAGGTCCTGGGCATAGGGTTCCGGTAGGTTGGGGCGCTCTGGCAGGACCTGTTGCTGCAACTGCTGGAAGAGTTCATCGATTAACGGCAGGGCTGGTCCATAGTCAACGGTAATGTCTAAGTCCTGCAATACTCCTCTCAGGTAGAATTGCAGCTCGCGATCGCGGACAACAATTTTTTGGGGACGACAGGGATCGGCCGCCCCTTGGGGATGTTCGATGGCCTGGAGCAAGGTTCGAACCATGGCCTCAGGGCCAGCGTCGGTGGGCACAATGGCCAGGGATCGTACGGTTCCCTGGGTGCCATCTACCCAGAGAATACAGTCGGTAGGCGCCGGGTCATGATCGTCACTGGCATCAAACTGAGCCGCTAAGGAGCCCGTCATTGAGCACCGATCTCCTTCCCAAACACTAGGCAACTTGGGGAGACGCTGCAGACGTTGACTGGTGGATCGGTTCAGGGTGCTCATGAAGAACGCTCGGCAGCAGTGACGACAAGACATTTATAGTAAAGTCCATGGGCAAAAAACGCATAATCCCTATAGGAAAATATGCCGTTGTTGCCTCCCTACGCAGTTGACTCTTCAATCTTTGCATAGGCAATCTTTACATAGGCATTGTGGCGGGGTAGCCATAGAGAATGCCTATGATAACGACGATTGGGTGGGCTACTAGGAGTCAACTCCTCTGGAAGGCACCCCATTCAGGAGCTGGGAGGCGACTCAATGCCTCAGCAAAGAGCCGCCTGAGCGTTCCGATTTCAACGCTTTCCTGAAGGCTTCCAGTTTCTCTGAGCTAAACTGATAGAAGCTCGGTGTTTAGCCCCCTGGTGATTAAGATTAGCGATAAAATTGGTAGTTAAATGCATAACTCGAACGCCTGAGCGCTAAGGTTAGACGCGTGGCGTCAAGCCTACCCCGAAGTTGACCTTCTGGCGTAGGTTCCAAAGATTATTTGTTCGCTGTTTTCTCTGCTGCTTTGTTGAGGAGTCTTTTTAGGCCTGATGACACAGACAACCCAATCGCAACCAGGCATTCAAATGTCAGAAGCGGCCCTGAAGCACGTGCTGGCATTACGGGAACAACAGGGCACCGACCTCTACCTGCGGGTGGGTGTCCGTCAAGGGGGCTGTTCCGGGATGTCTTACATGATGGACTTTGAAGATCCCCAAAACGTCACGGAACACGATGAGGTCTATGACTACGACGGGTTTAAGGTGGTCTGCGATCGCAAAAGCCTGTTGTACCTCTACGGCCTCATGCTGGACTACAGCAACGCCCTAATCGGAGGGGGGTTCCAGTTCACCAATCCCAATGCCACCCAGACGTGTGGCTGTGGTAAGTCCTTCGGCGCTTAAGCTCTCTGTCTAAACAGCTAGGACGACTCGGGGAAAGAAGGATTCACGTCTTTCCCCATTTTTTTATGTCTAGAGTGGCCTGGCCGGAGGGCATAGGGTGAAGAGGGTTGGGTTCTCTAGGCAGTGGTGCCGGGCGTTCTGAGTTCTGGCTCCCCTCTGAGTCTGCTGTAATAGATTGAGATCCTAATTCATCGCAAGGAACCATGACTGAGACTTCTTCAGATCTCTTTGATCAGGCCATTGAACGCTACAAAGCTGGCGAACCCGTCGCCGATCTGATCCCCGTGTTTAAGCAGATATGCGATCGCGCCCCCAAAAATAGCGCGGCCCAAACCTGTTTGGCCTGGCTCTATCTCTTAGAAGACAGACCCAATTCAGCCCTCAAGGCAGCTCAACGCGCTGTCAAGCTGAACGGTAACGATCCCCAAGCCCGAGTCAACTTAGCCATCGCCATGTTAGAGGCAGGGAAAACAGGGGTACGGAACCATGTAGAAACCGCGGCCCAAGTACTAGCGACTGTTCCAGAGCTGCGGGACGATGTCCAAAAAAGCCTGGCAGATGGCTTAGAGAGACGCCCTAACTGGGCTAGTCTGATGCGGGTACAGCACTGGCTATTTGAGTAGCCTAAGCCTGTCAATGTTCAGGTTAAAAAGTATTAAAAACAGAGGCATTCTTAACAGACATGAGGCCTTGAACTGGGGGGTGACAATCGCAATCCCCCGGTTTTTATGGCCTTGACGCCTCAGCCGGTTCGTGTTGAAGCATGGACTTATGTAACATTCAAAAAAATAACTTAATGAAATTCTCAGAGGGGCAATGATAAGATTCTATCAACTAAGCAATAAAATTTTCTGTTTGTTGCCTGCTTATCCTCTGGAAGCCATCAAGCCAATGAGTTCAGTCTCATGTCTTGAGAAGCTGCCAGATGTTTTTCATTAGTTAGTGTTGGTTGTTGTGCTTGGAGTTAAAATGGCTATGGTTGGACGTTCTGTAGAAGTCAAGCCAGAAACCCGCAATCACAAGGGGTTTTTTGTGCAAGAAGCTGCCTATCAACTTATGGGAGTTGAATCGTCAGGTTGGGCATTGATTTGCTTGGATGATGTAGTTTGCCACTATGTCGATCCAGATAATTTAAAGGTTTCTCAGGTCACTGACGTAGAGTAGACATGCCTGCTCAAGATTAATTTCAGGCAAAAATCAATGCTTCTTATCTGGCTGTTCCTTCGGTACAGCCATATTTTTTGTCTATCCACCTGCAATGCTAAAATTGGCTCCACTGCTACAGAGTTAGCCATGAAAGAGCAATTATTAAGAGGCCTCAACTGGCTACTGGTACTAGACTTCTTTCTAGTGCTGGCCAGTTTCGGATGGTTAGTGGTGGCAGTGATTGGCCGCAGTTTCGCCCTCGATCTAGGGTTGAGGCTTTGGTACAGCCTTTGGGATCCTCTATTTTTGCCGGCCATTAGCCTACTGATCGGCGGCGCTATCCTCAGTGGTGTTGCTGGCTGGATATCTCGAAAACTTTCGGTGTTTAGGGATGGATAAATATACCAAAACAGAAGTAAGCAGGCGGAACGGGAAATCCTAATAAATATAACCGTCGAGTTTAAACTCGGGCCAGGGTTATTTGGCCCGAGAATACCAGCGCAGTAGCATGCGAGCTAAGCGGTAGGGATGGTGGCGGATGGTGCCATTGAGATTTTCCTCCATGACATTGGCAATGACGATACGGCGCCCCGATTCGAGAATGGCTTCACGATCTAATTCCACAGGCACAGAGCCCTCCTTGGCATAATGGGCGGTGACATGGAGGGATGGGGGTTTTTTCTGCACTAACACAGCATCAAACAAGGGGCGGCGACAGGCCTGATCTAGGGCTCGAATATGATCAGATACAGCGAAGTTATCGGTCTCCCCTGGTTCGGTCATGATGTTGCAGACATAGATCCGAGGCACGGCCTGTTCAGCAATGGCATTGACAATATCAGGCACGAGCAAATTGGGGATAATACTGGTGTAGAGGCTACCAGGGCCAATGATGATGTAATCGGCTTCCTGGATCGCCTTCAAAGCCCGGGGCAATGCTGGGGGATCTACAGGGCTGCATCCGATCTGTACGATGCGTCCGCGGGCATCAGCAATGTTTGATTCTCCTTCAATGCGACGACCGTCGCTTAACTCTACCCATAGCCTTACATCGCTGAGGGTGGAGGGTAAGACCTGCCCCCTCACCGCCAGGACTTTAGAGCTAGCGGCAATGGCCTGCTCTAGGTCGCCGGTGATTTCGTTCATGGCGGTCAGAAAGAGATTGCCAAAGCTGT
This portion of the Halomicronema hongdechloris C2206 genome encodes:
- a CDS encoding SRPBCC family protein codes for the protein MSEWLDHSVFVEVEIPVQLAWELWSDLEQMPRWMKWIESVTVLADTPELSRWKLASGGLEFSWLSRITRLVPEQLIQWESVDGLPNRGGIRFYDRQEGTTTVKLTVSYAVPAIIKWMDNLFLGRIVESTIQADMNRFRDYALAAQAKQQSSETP
- the zds gene encoding 9,9'-di-cis-zeta-carotene desaturase; its protein translation is MRVVIVGAGLAGLAAAVELVDAGHEVEIFEARPFVGGKVGSWVDGQGNHIEMGLHVFFGCYYNLFELMTQVGAFDSLRLKEHVHTFVNRGGQTAALDFRFLTGAPFNGLKAFFTTGQLSLRDKAQNAIALATSPIVRGLVDFEGAMTTIRQLDRISFADWFRGQGGSQGSLKRLWNPIAYALGFIDTEQISARCMLTIFQLFAARSEASVLRMLEGSPDTCLLQPIVQYLSQRGVTIHTRRGVREILWQRQGNSPQVTGLVIANGDASDTITAAAYLCACDVPGIQRLLPDAWRQWPEFDNIYRLDAVPVATVQLRFNGWVTELANAQARQQLQQAVGLDNLLYTPDADFSCFADLALTSPKDYRRQGEGSLLQLVLTPGDPFIRQSNQAIAHHVLKQVHDLFPSSRQLTMTWYSVVKLAKSLYREAPGMDPYRPEQVTPISNFFLAGSYTQQDYIDSMEGATLSGRQAAEAIAAWAPVGPVTVPS
- a CDS encoding DUF6930 domain-containing protein — encoded protein: MSCRHCCRAFFMSTLNRSTSQRLQRLPKLPSVWEGDRCSMTGSLAAQFDASDDHDPAPTDCILWVDGTQGTVRSLAIVPTDAGPEAMVRTLLQAIEHPQGAADPCRPQKIVVRDRELQFYLRGVLQDLDITVDYGPALPLIDELFQQLQQQVLPERPNLPEPYAQDLMATAMAMWDIAPWQVLNEQQILAVEINAWEVDTLYVSTLGMAGVEYGLLLYRSVTSLRQFRQRVLSGSQSTKQMQEAFLEQDCLFLNFELLDADDGWFSLPQTVTTPGPDAVQPEFGSLHPLEGLRNHLEVEEAFTMMVALEALRRFFKRFYHSLEAVPFPTLDGRYRIENPDPNLSQKTLSVLVKTLPALAQELIQETEVALGGAGDQGQQDFSRTLPVLRDDYIPQGSLVMLTKLPGDWLQQLRQSPQRYLQSMAFRAAAGERSSPQELPVVLIQTSRPKAKTLIENLRHAQGIQAVCFTPGHDFYSGAAYELGLLQTGDDEFHLFAEYLRDDPVDRRSLSRWWQWHQDYQGHCGVVIAAGVTGSASGNPQLKDLCALFETRSCTAEELNIPPLEMQ
- a CDS encoding HesB/IscA family protein yields the protein MTQTTQSQPGIQMSEAALKHVLALREQQGTDLYLRVGVRQGGCSGMSYMMDFEDPQNVTEHDEVYDYDGFKVVCDRKSLLYLYGLMLDYSNALIGGGFQFTNPNATQTCGCGKSFGA
- a CDS encoding tetratricopeptide repeat protein — encoded protein: MTETSSDLFDQAIERYKAGEPVADLIPVFKQICDRAPKNSAAQTCLAWLYLLEDRPNSALKAAQRAVKLNGNDPQARVNLAIAMLEAGKTGVRNHVETAAQVLATVPELRDDVQKSLADGLERRPNWASLMRVQHWLFE
- a CDS encoding gluconeogenesis factor YvcK family protein; translation: MFGSKVLLKLMTRFFRGLRHRRRNRYPLVVPRRRHRWFKWLTPGLFVKRWLLLSVGGVLLVGLGTLITLKLTPIFYTVQLLGATLRVITSVIPNFVSGPLAILCGLLLILWGQTRTLGAMSNVLMPGNEEDLVDVLYAQRRLSRGPKIVVLGGGTGLSNLLRGLKHYSSNITAIVTVADDGGSSGRLRREIGVLPPGDIRSCLAALADEEKLLTELFQYRFRAGNGLVGHSFGNLFLTAMNEITGDLEQAIAASSKVLAVRGQVLPSTLSDVRLWVELSDGRRIEGESNIADARGRIVQIGCSPVDPPALPRALKAIQEADYIIIGPGSLYTSIIPNLLVPDIVNAIAEQAVPRIYVCNIMTEPGETDNFAVSDHIRALDQACRRPLFDAVLVQKKPPSLHVTAHYAKEGSVPVELDREAILESGRRIVIANVMEENLNGTIRHHPYRLARMLLRWYSRAK